Proteins co-encoded in one Arachis hypogaea cultivar Tifrunner chromosome 13, arahy.Tifrunner.gnm2.J5K5, whole genome shotgun sequence genomic window:
- the LOC112732497 gene encoding probable inactive receptor kinase At4g23740: protein MEFLRILLSSICLLVVIDHWQGNAEPVEDKQALLDFVNKFPPSRPLNWDETSSMCANWTGVTCSEDESRVIAIRLPGVGFHGPIPPDTVSRLSALQTLSLRSNVITGRIPSDFSNLKNLTLLYLQFNNFSGPLPDFSVWKNLTIVNLSNNHFNGSIPDSLSNLTELAGLNLANNSLSGEIPNLQLPRLQLLNLSNNNLHGSVPKSLQRFPDSSFFGNNISLGSSAVVPPVPPPVYGPSSRSKKHGRLSETALLGITIACGVLGLVAFVFLIFVCCSRRRGEDDDAFSGKLHKGDMSPEKAVSRNQDANNKLSFFEGCNYAFDLEDLLRASAEVLGKGTFGTAYKAILEDATTVVVKRLKEVAVGKKDFEQHMEIVGNLKHENVVELKAYYYSKDEKLMVYDYYSQGSVSSMLHGKRGEERVALDWDTRLKIALGAARGIARIHVENGGKLVHGNIKSSNIFLNTKQYGCVSDLGLASIMSSLALPISRAAGYRAPEVTDTRKAAQPSDVYSFGVVLLELLTGKSPIHTTGGDEIIHLVRWVHSVVREEWTAEVFDLELMRYPNIEEEMVEMLQIAMSCVVRMPDQRPKMSEVVKMIENVRQIDAETRPSSDNQAEQKLPQHDIDNSPSSSPSPLPKGSE, encoded by the exons ATGGAGTTCCTACGTATTTTGTTATCTTCCATTTGTTTGTTGGTTGTGATTGATCACTGGCAAGGAAATGCTGAACCTGTTGAGGATAAGCAAGCTTTGCTTGATTTTGTGAACAAATTCCCTCCTTCTAGACCTCTGAATTGGGATGAGACCTCCTCCATGTGTGCCAATTGGACCGGAGTCACTTGCAGTGAAGATGAGTCCCGGGTCATCGCCATTCGCCTGCCGGGGGTTGGATTCCATGGCCCAATTCCGCCGGATACTGTTAGCCGCCTCTCGGCACTGCAAACTTTGAGCCTCAGATCCAATGTCATAACTGGGCGGATACCTTCTGACTTTTCTAATTTGAAGAACTTAACTTTACTGTATCTTCAGTTCAACAATTTCTCTGGTCCTTTGCCTGATTTCTCAGTTTGGAAGAATCTTACTATTGTCAATTTGTCCAATAACCATTTCAATGGCAGCATTCCTGATTCCCTTTCCAATTTGACCGAGCTTGCTGGTTTGAACCTTGCAAACAACTCTCTTTCTGGCGAAATTCCCAATCTCCAGTTGCCAAGACTGCAGCTGCTGAATCTGTCTAACAACAATTTGCATGGGAGTGTGCCTAAATCCCTCCAGAGGTTTCCTGATTCGTCCTTTTTTggaaataatatttctcttgggAGCTCTGCTGTTGTTCCGCCAGTGCCTCCTCCGGTTTATGGGCCTTCTTCAAGGTCTAAGAAGCACGGAAGGCTCAGCGAAACAGCGCTGCTGGGAATTACTATTGCCTGTGGTGTTCTAGGCCTTGTGGCATTTGTTTTCTTGATCTTTGTATGCTGCTCAAGAAGGAGGGGTGAAGATGATGATGCCTTCAGTGGGAAGTTGCACAAGGGTGACATGTCTCCCGAGAAAGCTGTATCGAGGAACCAGGATGCGAATAATAAGCTGTCTTTCTTTGAGGGGTGTAATTATGCCTTTGATTTGGAGGATTTACTCAGGGCTTCTGCTGAGGTACTGGGAAAGGGAACGTTTGGTACTGCATACAAGGCAATACTGGAAGATGCAACCACGGTTGTTGTGAAGAGGTTAAAGGAGGTAGCAGTTGGAAAGAAGGATTTTGAGCAACACATGGAAATAGTAGGAAACCTTAAACATGAGAATGTGGTTGAGCTCAAGGCATATTATTATTCCAAAGATGAGAAATTAATGGTATATGATTACTATAGCCAGGGTAGTGTCTCGTCAATGTTACACG GTAAAAGAGGAGAGGAAAGAGTGGCTCTAGATTGGGATACTCGGCTGAAAATAGCCCTAGGTGCTGCCAGAGGCATTGCTCGTATCCATGTTGAGAATGGAGGTAAACTCGTGCATGGCAACATCAAATCCTCAAATATCTTCCTCAATACTAAACAGTATGGTTGTGTATCCGACCTTGGTCTCGCATCCATAATGAGCTCACTTGCCTTACCCATCTCACGAGCTGCTGGTTACCGAGCACCTGAAGTTACGGACACCAGGAAAGCGGCACAACCTTCAGATGTTTACAGCTTTGGCGTGGTGTTACTTGAGCTTCTGACAGGGAAATCTCCTATTCACACAACTGGTGGGGATGAGATTATCCACCTGGTGAGATGGGTTCATTCGGTTGTGCGAGAGGAGTGGACAGCCGAGGTGTTTGACTTAGAGCTGATGAGGTATCCAAATATAGAGGAAGAGATGGTGGAAATGCTACAGATAGCAATGTCATGCGTGGTAAGGATGCCCGACCAGAGACCAAAGATGTCTGAAGTTGTGAAGATGATAGAAAATGTGAGGCAAATTGATGCAGAGACTCGGCCGTCTTCCGACAACCAAGCAGAACAGAAATTACCACAACATGACATCGATAATTCCCCTTCTTCCTCTCCCTCACCCTTGCCAAAAGGAAGTGaatga